In Zonotrichia albicollis isolate bZonAlb1 chromosome 5, bZonAlb1.hap1, whole genome shotgun sequence, the genomic window TAACTTCTATACTTATTGTCTTTACCACATTTATCTTGATAATTCAGGggttttattatatttttatgatCTTTGCAGAAAAACTGGTGATAGAGaagattttgaaaaaataatcaGTGATCATGCTAATGCAGCAGGTAATTTAAGCTTGTttagtaatatatatataaataaatagagtgtctattatataaaatatatattttatgtaaatTAGTCTTGTTACTAATATGTTACTTCATATTCTGAGGACTGTTGTATGTCAGAAGCGAACtctataatttttaatatgtaaCTCTGGCTACATCTGTAATAGTAAATTAACATTTCCTGGAACTGAAATACGGTCTTCTGTACACTTAAACTGTTTAACTGGTCCAGGCACACAGCTGGTCTGTGAGAGACAATACTTTTTCAAAGGATTCCCAGTAACAGTTGGAGAAATGGAATATTTCCAACAGTCAGTTTGCATGCAGCTATCTGGGTAAAACAAATTTACTAGCAATGATGTGAGCCATTCAGTGCCAATTGTCCTCAGTGCTCCAGAATATTCCCAGGGTTATTTAATGTACTGGATTACACATAGTACTTAGATCTGCAGATCCCATTTTATTTGTGTGTTAGTTTTTAAACTTCTTATTTTACTCCTTTAGATCAAACTAAGGGAGTTGAGTTAAATCTTGTACCAAAACTTGCGTCCATTTTGTCTTACATCTCTACAAAGAACACTGAATCCTGGATCTTTCCAAACCACAACCAATCATCCCCCCATTTCCAGGCCTTGTTTCCAGGACTCCTAAATGAGAGTGCCTTCAGGTGTCAATGCTGTATCAAGGAAGGATAtttattgtttgttttggaaaaaaatggggaggtTAGCCTGTGATTCAGGATGATGAGTGCAGCTCTGACTAAAATGTGGTTCTGTGCAGGTGTTCCCGTGGAGTCTCTACGGGAATCTCTTGGTGAAGAGCTATTCAAAATATGCTATGAAGAGGATGAACACATATTAGGGGTTATTGGAGGCACCCTTAAGGACTTCTTGAATAGTTTCACTACTCTGCTGAAGCAGAGTAGCCACAGCcaagaagcaggaaaaaaggacAGACTTGAAGATGCCTCCATATTATGCCTGGAGAAAGATCAGGACTTCTTaaatgtttattatttctttcctaAGAAAATCACAAGTCTTATTCTACCTGGTATcattaaagcagcagctcataTTTTATATGAAACTGAGGTGGAAGTGATGCTCATGCCTCCTTGTTTCCATAATGACTGCACTGAGTTTGCTAATCAGCCTTATTTGCTGTATTCTATACAAGTCAAAAGTGCAAAACCATCCTTATCTCCATGTAAACCACAGTCTTCACTTGTGATTCCTGCCTCTGTGTTCTGTAAGACTTTCCCATTTCATTTTATGTTTGACAAGGATATGTCAGTTCTTCAAATTGGAAATGGGATAAGAAGACTTTTGACCAGGAGAGAATTCCAAGCTAAGCCAAattttgaagagtattttgaaATTCTTACCCCCAAAGTAAGCTGCACTTTTAGTGCAATAATGACCATGCTAAACATGCAGTTTACTGTACGAGTTAGAAGATGGGATAACACTGATATGAAACCATCCATGGTAAGAGACTTTTTATCACCATTACTGCTaccaggaatttttttttcttcagatggAGTTAAAATAGCCACAAAGCATGGTGCATTTTGCATTATCTACATCTGATACAACTGCATAATAATGATTGAATTAGCGTAGTCAAATGTTATTCAGATTCTGAAGCCAGTGTTCAGTAAAAACTCTGCTTTGGGACTTTTACAGAAGTAAAATCTGACTGCAAATTTgatttatttcaatattttgaaatactgaGATAAAGCCATGCTGCTGAGAGTAAGGGCATCTTCAGCACAAAGACAGTGGCAGGAAAAGCTTTAACAAAATGCCCCTGAGTTATTTGGGAACAGTTCTaggtttggggaaaataaaCAGATGTTTCCTGTGCTCATTCAGCCTTTGGTGTTTTGGAATCTTTGATACTCTGATGTTTTCATCAGATAGAATCACCAAAGGTTCCACTTAGTTTCAGCTGATGGGATTACAACTATATCTGCTGAAGCTGGGTCTGTGACAAATGACCTGGGACAGTAAAAAACATCTCATATCCAATGACTGTTTTTATTTGTTCCTGGTCCCAGATAAATTCCAGCTTCTCTATACCTGAAGCACTCTGGGATGAATTACCAACTCAGACTCAACACTCCAAAAAATTCAATGAGGAACAGTTAGGAAGTTTTACCCAGTTACTAATGTAGCTACTATTAAAATCTGTAGCTACTTCATCTCAGATCCATTTCTGCACTAAAATGGTTACAAGGGGTAGTAGAGTTGGCTTTGATTCTGCATGTACTTGCATATGCAAATGTCTATTAGTAAGGAACAGATTTTATTAAACAAGTGGTCTTTCAGAGCCATGTTAAGCTAAGCTCTGTAGCACCTTTTACATTACACAACTGAATGCAGAAGGGACATAAAAACACttcacataaaatatttttcctttttagacTATTAAAATTGGATATTCCTGCCATTTCTgcctttaattttaaatttcagtgaGTACTGAACATCCTGTGCATGTTTTGCGTGAATTCTTGTTTCTTTAACTGTTTCAGGTAATGGATCTTAAAGGCCAAATGATCTATATTTTTGAATCCAGTGCCATTCTGTTCTTGGGATCTCCCTGTGTGGACAGACTAGAAGATTTTACAGGACGTGGATTGTACCTCTCTGATATTCCCATTCACAATGCTTTAAGAGATGTTGTTCTGATAGGAGAGCAGGCCAGAGCCCAGGATGGACTGAAGAAGAGGTTAGGAAAGCTAAAAGCAACCCTTGAGCAGGCCCATCAAGCACTTgaagaggagaagaagaagactGTAGATCTTCTGttttcaatttttcctggagaggttgctcagcagctgtggcagggacaAGTTGTACAAGCCAAGAAATTTAATAATGTCACAATGCTGTTTTCTGACATTGTTGGATTCACTGCCATCTGTTCCCAATGCTCACCTATGCAGGTTATCACCATGCTTAATGAGCTTTATACTCGCTTTGACTACCAATGTGGAGAGCTAGATGTCTACAAGGTACACCATTCATTGCTTTTCTTTGGGATTCTGGGGCAGGAAAGGAAATTAAGAATAAGTGGGACAGAAGATAACAGAAGtccaaaaattattttgctatAAACCTTTTTCAAATGAGAGACAAaatcacaaaacaaacaaacaaaaacagtgAACACAAACACCTGTTCATtcagccaagaaaaaaaacccatcaaaacTTAACAGTTAAttctaaaaattaatttgaatgaCAGTGCTGTGACTCTGGAGTAAACAGGTGTTTAATGTAGCTGGGGGTGCCTGACtgtaaatgaaaaaagaaaactattttaGAATTATGCCCAGCAATAAATAAAAGTtgtgtaatttttccttttgcatgATACTGCAAGATTTGTCCAGTACTTAAATAATTTTGCAGGAAAACTAGGACTTACTCACGAATTATGTTTTACTACAATTCTTACTGAAAGAACTTAGGCAGTTCTTTTATATTTATCAAACAATCTAAGTGTAAGGAACAAATATGTCTGTTTTAGGTGGAGACTATTGGAGATGCCTACTGTGTTGCTGGAGGCTTGCACAAAGAAAGTGAAACACATGCTGTTCAAATAGCACTGATGGCCCTGAAGATGATGGAACTGTCAGATGAGGTGGTGTCTCCCCATGGAGAGCCTATCAAGGTCAtaaattttattgtattttatttggtAAACTGAGCtcctttgtttgtttaattGCTTTCTGGGATTTTGTCTCAAGGAATTTTCACATCATTGCATTAAtttagggaatttggggaatcaAGTGACTGTGGCTGGTGAAGCTGACCTTTTCAGATTTGTGGATGAGAGTTTGTAGAGTGGTAAAGGTGAAATAGAGATCTGAAAGTCAACTTAAAAGACAAATGCAGTGAAGTGAATAGGTGCAATCTGACATGCTGCAGTTCTTGTCTCAGTAGCAATAAAACTGTCAGTGGCATGGAATAGTCTCTTTTCTAAGGAAATGACTAATCCTCTTTCCAAATTAGACTGCAGGTCTTTTGACGCAGAAGCTATGAATATGAATGCCCAAAGACGTTCTGATTGTAGTAATCCACACAGCTTTGGAGGATTCCATTGCTGCTCTTGTTTCACAGTCAGATACTGAACCACCATAAGATAATGGTGTTAATGCTGTCAAAGCAACTGTTAAATTCAGTGGTAATTATATTTATGGCTTCCTTTCAGTGAGAACTTACACATGTACTGAAATTTTCATATAGGATTATGTCTtactgagaaagaaaaagaaaggtctGTGTGCATGAAAAATTATGTGGACCTTCAATGTAGTTCAAATGGCCTGGAATAGCCATCCTATTATTTTTAATAGAGGTGTCTCAGTTCATTATGTCTTTCATTTCCTAATTTTTAACATCTGTTCATTGTTCCTCCAGAAAGCTTAGCGGTTTtcgttttggtttttatttttcttttaattttaaattaaggaatACTTGtattccaagaaaaagaaaatggttATTAAGAGGATTATATGCTCCACATTTATCACACAGAACAGCAGTATtgtattataaataaatattgttCTTTTTGTATTTTGCAGTATCAAATTAagttacatttaaaaaatctgGAAACATTCTGACAATGTTATAACAGGTGTATAATTTACATGCAAATGCTAGTGCTacattttttaaactattttaaaataaggatAAAATGTAATATTGTGTAAGTACCTAACCAGAAGCTTTTTAGAAGGAAACtatatttttaatgaaagcatgcatctattttaattaaatgctTCATGAAAACATTGTATATTGTGCAAAGCAGTACATTTGTCACACAATCTACTGTCATTTTCCATATCAATTGCCAAGAAAAAAAGGTGTGACTGCAAATGGCATACTTTGAATCAGACTTGCATTTTGATGAACATATTTCAGCCATCTTTTCAATGTGGGTGGATTTTGGTATTGTTGCAGGTTTTTCTACTTTTACACTCAAAGTTAGAAACTGCAACTTCTTCGTACTGGTATGATACTCTCTTGGTATGTAAAGAGTAGTATGCAGAGTAGACATACAAGGTTCCTGGCATCAAACCATTATTTAGTCAGAATGCTGTTCTGAAGAAAACACCTCTACACATGTATAATGCACATGAGAAAAAGAACACAGCTCAGaaaaaaaactaacaaaaagCACCAtaaaaaaacagcagcagctaaGTAAGAGTCAAAGATCTGAGTATGAGCTAAGTTCACAGCAGTTCACATTTAGATATGGTAGGATTATTGACTAAAAATGCAGAACAAGATAAACTTCAGCTAGTTCCCTCTCCATGAGCAGTAATAACCAGAGTACAGATATTTTAAGGAGACTTTGCTAACCCTGTTTATTTTAGTAGCTCAttctttctttatattttttgatgaagaataatttataaaattGACTTTACCAGTTCTATTTTACCTAAAAgtgctgttttctttcttttgtttaaaGATGCGTATTGGCCTTCATTCTGGATCTGTCTTTGCTGGAGTTGTTGGGGTTAAAATGCCTCGTTATTGCCTTTTTGGAAATAATGTGACCCTTGCCAATAAGTTTGAATCTTGCAGTATACCTAGAAAAATAAATGTCAGCCCAACGACTTACAGGTACAGTGCAGTATGTAAAATGTCCACCTGCAGTAGTTACTGTAGTAGTCTGTTATCTTCCTGTTGGTTTTTTGGCTGGGGAAAATAAGCAAAAgtataaattattattacttttaAGGAAGCTCTGCTACCCTCACTGTAGCCTGGACTGTGATCTGTGTTTCTTACTTA contains:
- the GUCY1A1 gene encoding guanylate cyclase soluble subunit alpha-1, with the protein product MFCTKLKDLKITGECPFSLLTQGHITEEHDKDCTENSSRAALPICKEVHEKDGQGNLPQRKTSRSRVYLHTLTESICKLIFPEFERLNLALQRTLAKHRIKETRKTGDREDFEKIISDHANAAGVPVESLRESLGEELFKICYEEDEHILGVIGGTLKDFLNSFTTLLKQSSHSQEAGKKDRLEDASILCLEKDQDFLNVYYFFPKKITSLILPGIIKAAAHILYETEVEVMLMPPCFHNDCTEFANQPYLLYSIQVKSAKPSLSPCKPQSSLVIPASVFCKTFPFHFMFDKDMSVLQIGNGIRRLLTRREFQAKPNFEEYFEILTPKVSCTFSAIMTMLNMQFTVRVRRWDNTDMKPSMVMDLKGQMIYIFESSAILFLGSPCVDRLEDFTGRGLYLSDIPIHNALRDVVLIGEQARAQDGLKKRLGKLKATLEQAHQALEEEKKKTVDLLFSIFPGEVAQQLWQGQVVQAKKFNNVTMLFSDIVGFTAICSQCSPMQVITMLNELYTRFDYQCGELDVYKVETIGDAYCVAGGLHKESETHAVQIALMALKMMELSDEVVSPHGEPIKMRIGLHSGSVFAGVVGVKMPRYCLFGNNVTLANKFESCSIPRKINVSPTTYRLLKEYPGFVFTPRSREELPPNFPSDIPGICYFLDAYNQETNSQTWFQKRDLGDGNANFFGEETGID